In Papaver somniferum cultivar HN1 chromosome 1, ASM357369v1, whole genome shotgun sequence, a genomic segment contains:
- the LOC113274024 gene encoding UBP1-associated protein 2A-like encodes MANIQRVVEDEVDTEPEMDSELDDAQVEEETEEGEEKETEEGEEEDITKLLEPFSKEQLVGIILSVSTQNREIIQEIRRRADQDPSHCTLFVHGLDWETTADQLNGIFSTYGDIMQCRIVADRNTGKSKGYGFILYKHRKSVLKALKEPSKKIGNRTAICRLATNQQQQRKIFVGNVDSQISIMRLHSFFSKYGEIEEGPLGSDMNTGRFKGFALFIYKTVDGARRALEEPIKRLDGCILYCQMATDQRQKIGSAGGGGFSPYAGVNAQNGVAQPYGQGINLGAAAQPYGQGILGGAAQHYGQGILSGVDRPYGQGILRGGVQLYGQGILGGAAQPYGQGTQNVEALLAASGDGPAKRRGSG; translated from the coding sequence ATGGCCAACATACAAAGGGTTGTTGAGGATGAAGTAGATACAGAACCAGAAATGGATTCAGAACTAGATGATGCACAAGTAGAAGAAGAAACAGAGGAGGGAGAGGAAAAAGAAACAGAGGAgggggaagaagaagatataacaAAACTTCTTGAACCATTCAGTAAAGAACAGCTGGTTGGTATAATTCTTTCAGTGTCGAcacaaaacagagaaatcattCAAGAAATTCGTAGAAGAGCTGATCAAGATCCATCTCATTGTACGTTGTTTGTTCATGGATTAGATTGGGAAACAACAGCAGATCAACTCAACGGGATTTTCTCAACTTATGGTGATATCATGCAATGTAGAATTGTTGCTGATAGAAACACAGGGAAATCTAAAGGGTATGGTTTTATACTATACAAGCATCGAAAATCTGTTTTGAAAGCTTTGAAAGAGCCTTCAAAAAAGATCGGTAATCGAACGGCGATTTGCCGCTTAGCTACAAATCAACAACAGCAGAGGAAAATATTTGTAGGTAATGTAGATTCTCAGATTTCGATTATGAGACTACACTCGTTTTTTTCCAAGTATGGGGAAATCGAAGAAGGTCCTTTGGGGTCTGATATGAATACCGGGAGATTTAAAGGGTTTGCGTTGTTTATATATAAAACTGTTGATGGAGCAAGAAGGGCTTTGGAAGAACCAATTAAGCGGCTTGATGGATGTATATTGTATTGTCAAATGGCTACTGATCAAAGGCAAAAAATTGGTTCTGCTGGAGGTGGTGGTTTTAGTCCATATGCTGGTGTTAATGCTCAAAATGGGGTTGCACAGCCTTATGGTCAGGGGATTAATCTCGGTGCTGCTGCTCAACCGTATGGCCAAGGGATTCTCGGTGGTGCTGCGCAGCATTACGGTCAGGGGATTCTCAGTGGTGTTGACCGACCTTATGGTCAGGGAATTCTCCGCGGAGGTGTGCAACTTTACGGTCAGGGGATTCTCGGTGGTGCAGCGCAACCTTATGGCCAAGGAACTCAAAATGTTGAAGCTCTGTTAGCTGCCTCTGGGGATGGTCCTGCTAAGAGACGTGGTTCAGGTTAA